The Dyadobacter sp. 676 DNA window ATTACCTTTCATCCGTTTGGAAGGATGCAATCCTCGAAATGGTTTCACGATCGGGAGTGGCTGGATTTCAATATGTTTCAATCGGGTCACCGTACCTATGCCCAGGATAACGAGGCCAGGGATTTGCGGTATGGGGAGGATAACTGGCGCTACGTGGAAGCCGACTACGCCCGCCGGCCGGTAAAACCGGTGCTCGACGGCGAGCCGTCGTACGAAAACATCTGGCATGGCCTGCACGATAAAACGCAACCCGTATGGACGGCCGACGACGTGCGGCGGTATGCCTATTGGTCGGTGTTTGCCGGCGCTTGCGGTTTTACCTATGGAAACAATGCGGTAATGCAAATGCGCAACCCCCGTACCCACCCGGAGCCGGACCCGAAAGTGTCGTATTGGGACGAAGCAATCCATGATCCCGGCGCGGGGCAGATGGTCCATTTGAAAAACTTAATGCTCTCGAAACCCTATTTCGAACGTGTGCCCGATCAGTCGCTTATTGCCGAAAACGGCGAACGGTACGATCGCCTGCTCGCGACCCGTGGTAGGGATTACGCATTGATTTACACCTGGAACGGCCGCAATATGAAGGTGAATATGGGTAAGATCGGCGGGGCGAAAGTCAATGCAAGCTGGTACGACCCGCGGACGGGGCAAACCGTCGTTTTGGGGAAGTTCGAAAACAAGGGAATCAAAATATTTGACCCGCCCGGAGAGGTTAGAAACGGGAACGATTGGGTTTTGGTGTTGGAAAAATAGGATTATGCAGAAAAAATTAACAGCCTTGCTGGGCTTATGGCTGGCTATGGGCGCCGTAAATGCGCAGGATACCGTCCGTTATACCGGCAAAACGCTCGTGAACGTCGATTACCATCACGGCCAGCTTAGTGCGGCCATCGGTGTGCATTCGTACCAGACATTGCGCGCTAACCGAACGGACCCCGGCGGGGATTCGGCCATTACCTGGACCTATAACCATGCGCCGATGCTGGCCTATTGGAACGGCAAATTTTACCTGAATTACCTGAGTAACCCGGTAGGTGAGCATATTCCGCCGGGACAGACGCTTTTACAGACTTCGGATGACGGGCGGAACTGGACTAAACCGGTAGCTATTTTTCCACCGTATAAAATTCCCGACGGTACAAAAAAAGATGGCCATCCCGGCGTCGCGAAGGATTTATACGCGGTTATGCACCAGCGGATGGGCTTTTATGTTTCCAAAAGCGGCCGGTTGCTGACGCTCGGCTATTTCGGAATAGTGCTCGACGCGAAAGACGACCCGAACGATGGGCAGGGGATAGGCAGGGTAGTGCGGGAAATCAAAAAAGACGGGACTTACGGGCCGATCTACTTCATACGCCACAATGCGTCCTGGAAGCAGCCTTCGGATTACCCGATGTACACCGAAAGTACGGACAAAGGCTTTGTGGAGGCTTGCGAGGAACTCCTTTCCAATAGACTGGTAATCCAGCAATGGGTAGAAGAGGCCGACCGCAATGACCCGCTGATCAGTTTGAAAGGTGAATATAAGGCACTCAGCTACTACCACTTGCCGGATGGACGGGTAGTGGGGCTCTGGAAAAATGCATTGACGAGCATCAGTAAAAACGAAGGTAAAACCTGGCTGTACAATCCCAAACGTGCGCCGGGATTTGTGAACAGCAATGCAAAAATCTGGGGCCAGAGAACGTCGGACGGAAAATATGCTACGGTCTACAATCCTTCGGAATTCCGCTGGCCGCTTGCGGTTTCTGTTAGCGACGATGGGCTGAACTACAAAAACCTGCTGCTGGTGAATGGCGAGATTACTTCCATGCGCTATGGTGGTAATTACAAATCCTACGGGCCGCAATATGTTCGTGGCATTTCCGAAGGCGACGGCACCCCGCCCGACGGCAATCTTTGGGTGACTTACAGCATGAACAAGGAGGATATCTGGGTCTCGAAGATTCCGGTTCCCGTGCGCGATAAGACTGAAAAACACGCTTCCGACCGCTTTGCGCAAATGCCCGACGGCAAGGAACTCGCCGAATGGAATGTTTACAGCCCGTTGCAGGCGCAGGCAGCTATTGGTAAAGGTGTAAATGGTAAGGTATTGATTATGAAGGATTCTGATCATTTCGACTACTCGCGCGTCGAGCGTGTGATCCCCGCGACGAAAAAGCTGGTGGCTGAATTTTCTGTTACGGCGGGCCAAAACAACACAGGTTTGCTCGACATTGAATTTCTGGATGCCAAAGGTATGCCGGGCATTCGTTTATCTTTTGACTCGGCCGGTGTTTTCAGGTTAAAGGCGGGTTACCGCAACAAAACCTTGTTGAATTACCGGAAAGGACAGCGCTACGACATTAAGGTACAAGCCAACACCGAAACGCGGCTTTACACCGTTGTCGTAAACGGCAAACAGATTGGTACTGGTGTGCTTTTTGCGCCGCTCGAATCGGTGAGCCGGATCGCATTCCGCACGGGAAATACCCGTCGCTTTCCCGACGCCGATACACCTACCGATCAGATGTACGACCTTCCGAACGCCGGGATGAAGGACCCGGAAGCTGTTTTTGAAATTGATTATCTGATTACCAAGCCATTTTGAATGCGGTTTTGTATGATAATGCATCTCCGATTATTGAAATTATGAAGACCGCCAAAACCATCATAGCGCTCTCGTTCGGGCTGGGGCTCAATGCATTTGCGCAGGAAAAAGCCCTTGTCAATACATCGCAAAGTAAATTCGCGAAACTCCATGGTGCGGATCTGACGGCCGTCGAGTGGACGCAGGGCTTTTGGGCCGACCGTTTCAAGGCATGCCGGGAAACCATGGTGCCGCAGCTATGGAAAACCTATACCGACCCGGATGTCAGTCATTCGTTCCGTAATTTCGAGATTGCCGCCGGCCTCGAACCGGGCAACTTTAAAGGGCCTTCGTTTCACGACGGGGATTTTTACAAAACACTCGAAGCGGTAGCCAGTCTGTATGCCGCCACCAGGGACCCGAAGCTGGATGCGCTCATGGACAAGGCCATTGCTGTAATCGCCAAAGCGCAGCGTGGGGACGGG harbors:
- a CDS encoding glycoside hydrolase family 140 protein, which gives rise to MNIKLLTLLCAALIVTEKAAHSQSKALKISENKRFLADQDGKPFFWLADTGWLLFTRLTREEADRYLADRQQKGFSVVQVMVVQALRSVNVYGDSALINRNLDAPKTTPGDSFGNAEEYDYWDHVDYIVGRAAERGIKIGMVPIWGNAVKNGKTSAAQATAYARFLAKRYRDYPNIVWINGGDIQGDVVPEVWDAIGSTLRTEDPNHLITFHPFGRMQSSKWFHDREWLDFNMFQSGHRTYAQDNEARDLRYGEDNWRYVEADYARRPVKPVLDGEPSYENIWHGLHDKTQPVWTADDVRRYAYWSVFAGACGFTYGNNAVMQMRNPRTHPEPDPKVSYWDEAIHDPGAGQMVHLKNLMLSKPYFERVPDQSLIAENGERYDRLLATRGRDYALIYTWNGRNMKVNMGKIGGAKVNASWYDPRTGQTVVLGKFENKGIKIFDPPGEVRNGNDWVLVLEK
- a CDS encoding six-hairpin glycosidase, whose amino-acid sequence is MQKKLTALLGLWLAMGAVNAQDTVRYTGKTLVNVDYHHGQLSAAIGVHSYQTLRANRTDPGGDSAITWTYNHAPMLAYWNGKFYLNYLSNPVGEHIPPGQTLLQTSDDGRNWTKPVAIFPPYKIPDGTKKDGHPGVAKDLYAVMHQRMGFYVSKSGRLLTLGYFGIVLDAKDDPNDGQGIGRVVREIKKDGTYGPIYFIRHNASWKQPSDYPMYTESTDKGFVEACEELLSNRLVIQQWVEEADRNDPLISLKGEYKALSYYHLPDGRVVGLWKNALTSISKNEGKTWLYNPKRAPGFVNSNAKIWGQRTSDGKYATVYNPSEFRWPLAVSVSDDGLNYKNLLLVNGEITSMRYGGNYKSYGPQYVRGISEGDGTPPDGNLWVTYSMNKEDIWVSKIPVPVRDKTEKHASDRFAQMPDGKELAEWNVYSPLQAQAAIGKGVNGKVLIMKDSDHFDYSRVERVIPATKKLVAEFSVTAGQNNTGLLDIEFLDAKGMPGIRLSFDSAGVFRLKAGYRNKTLLNYRKGQRYDIKVQANTETRLYTVVVNGKQIGTGVLFAPLESVSRIAFRTGNTRRFPDADTPTDQMYDLPNAGMKDPEAVFEIDYLITKPF